DNA sequence from the Schlegelella aquatica genome:
ACCCGGGCCTGCCCGTGATCATCATGACCGCCTACTCGGACCTCGACAGCGCGGTCTCGGCCTTCCGGAGCGGCGCGTTCGAGTACTTGCCCAAGCCGTTCGACCTGACCAAGGCGGTCGAGCTGATCCGCCGCGCCGTGGACGAGAGCCTGCGCGAGGCCGTTCGCGACGAGCGCATGTCCCAGGTGCCCGAGATGCTCGGGCAGGCACCGGCGATGCAAGACGTCTTTCGCGCGATCGGACGACTCTCGCAGAGCAACGTCACCGTGCTCATCACCGGTGAGTCGGGTTCGGGCAAGGAACTCGTCGCGCGTGCGCTGCACCGTCACAGCCCGCGCGCCAGCGGCCCCTTCGTGGCCATCAACACCGCCGCCATCCCCAAGGACCTGCTGGAGTCCGAACTCTTCGGCCACGAGCGCGGAGCCTTCACCGGTGCGCAGACGATGCGACGCGGGCGCTTCGAGCAGGCCGACGGCGGGACGCTCTTTCTCGACGAGATCGGCGACATGCCGCTGGATCTGCAGACCCGACTGCTGCGCGTGCTCTCGGACGGCCAGTTCTACCGCGTGGGGGGGCACCAGCCGCTGCGAAGCAACGTGCGCGTCATCGCGGCCACGCACCAGAATCTCGAGGAGCGCGTCAAGCAGGGCGTCTTTCGCGAGGACCTGTTCCATCGGCTCAACGTGATCCGCTTGCGGCTGCCGCCGCTGCGGGAGCGGCGCGAGGACATCCCGGCGCTGGCCCGCTACTTCCTCCAGAAGAGCGCCAAGGAGCTGGGCGTGGAGCCGAAGCGCATCTCCGATGCGGCCATGGAGCGCCTCGTGGCCTTCGACTACCCCGGCAACGTGCGACAACTGGAGAACGTGTGCCACTGGCTCACAGTGATGGCGCCAGCGCAGCTGATCGAGGACAAGGACCTGCCGCCCGAGCTGCTGGGGGAGGCCACCGTCTCGCCCAAGCCCGCGGTGAGCGTGGAGCCGGCGGTGCCCGAGCGCGAGGCGCCGCCCGGCGAGCGCTCCTGGCTGGACGACCTGGAGCGCGAAACGCGCGAACGGCTGCTGGCGGGCGAGGCGCAGGTGTGGGACGCGCTGACGCGCCGCTTCGAGGCTCAGCTCATCCGCACCGCGCTCGACATCACCCACGGGCGCCGCATCGAGGCGGCACAGAAGCTCGGCATCGGCCGCAACACCATCACTCGCAAGATCCAGGAACTCGGCCTGGAGGACTGAGGCGGACGAGTGCCGCGCCTCGCGGGAGGGTCAACCGAGCGCCGCGTCTGCAAGCGTGAGCACGACTGGCGCGTGGTCGCTCGGACGCTCGTTCTTGCGCGGGGCCTTGTCGATCCCGCACGCCTCGACGGCAGGCCGCAAGGCGTCGCTCACGAGGATGTGGTCGATGCGCAGCCCCTGGTTCTTGCGGAAGGCGAGGTTGCGGTAGTCCCACCACGACCAGCTCTTGGGCGGCTGCTCGAACAGCCGGAAGGCGTCGTGCAGGCCGAGCGCGAGGAGTTCGCGGAAGTGATGCCGCTCTTCGTCGGTGCAATGGATCTGGCCTGTCCACGCGACGGGGTCGTACACGTCGCGGTCCTCCGGGGCGATGTTGAAGTCGCCCATCAGCACGAGCTTCGGATGCCGCGCGAGCTCCTCGCGCACCCAGTCGCGCAGCGCGCGCATCCACTGCAGCTTGTACTCGAACTTGTCGGTGCCCGGCGCCTGTCCGTTGGGGAAGTACGCGCCGATGACGCGCAGCCCCCGCACAGAGCCGGCGATCACGCGCGCCTGCTCGTCGGCAAAGCCGAAGATGTTCTTCACGACGTCGTCCACCGGCTCCCGGCTGAGCAGGGCGACGCCGTTGTAGGTGCGCTGGCCGAACCAGCAGGCGTGGTAGCCGGCATCTCGCAGGGCCTGGTGCGGGAACTTCTCGTCCGTGAGCTTGGTTTCCTGGAGCGCGACGACGTCGGGCTGATGCTGGGCCAGCCAGTCCATCAGCTGAGGCAGGCGCACGGCGAGGGAGTTGACGTTCCAGGTGGCGAGTTTCATGGGCCGGTTTCGGACGACAGGAGGCGGGCCCGGCGGCGCCCTTCGTGCGCGCCGAGTCCGGGGCAAAGAGGGCATTTTGCCTGCCGCGGGCGACGTGGGGTCATCGGCCGGGGCCGCGCGCCCCTCGGATAGCATCGCCTGCGTGAAGAGGCCCGTCTCGATCCCGGCAGTCGTTGGCGGAGTGCGCGCTGCGTCGGCTCTTTCGCCGGCTCGTTCACGGCGCTGCCTCGTGCTGGGCCTTGCGGCCCTGGCCGCTGCCGGGGCTCCTTTGCAAGCGGATGCTGAGGGTGACGAACTGCCCACCGTGGTGGTCCGTGGCGGCGGTGCTGAAGCAGATGGGTTCCAGCTTCCTCATGCCTACGGCCGCGTGAATGCCGAGGAGCTGCGCGAGGCCGGGCCGATGGTGAGCCTCTCCGAGGCACTCGTGCGCGTGCCCGGCCTGGTCGTCTCCAACCGGCACAACTACGCGCAGGATCTGCAGATGTCGTCCCGCGGTTTCGGCGCGCGCGCGGGCTTCGGCGTGCGCGGGATGCGGCTCTATGCGGACGGCATCTCCGCCCACATGCCCGACGGCCAGGGGCAGGTGGGGCATTTCGACCTCGCCTCCGCCGAGACCGTGGAGGTGCTGCGCGGGCCGTTCTCCGTCTTGTATGGGCCGAACTCCGGGGGGGTGGTCGCGGTGCATACCGCCCCCGTGCAGCAGCCGCAGGCGGAAGGCGGGCTCGACGCCGGTCGCTTCGGCGCGCGGCAAGTGCGGGCGGGCATGGGTGTGCGGCTCGGGGCGGAGGCCGGTGGCGCCCGGAGCGAGGGCCGGCCCGGATGGCAGGCCCGCCCCGCGTGGCTGCGTGCGTCGGTGTCGCGGTTCGAGATCGACGGTTTTCGCCCGCATGCCGCGGCGCAGCGCGACTTGCTCCAGGCCCGGCTCGGGTGGGGCTGCTGCGTGCCATCGCCCGGCGGGGCATTGCTCCAGCCTTTTTGCGCTCGCTTTGGCTGCTGTCAGCGCTCGCAGCGTCGGCGAGTCGACTCGCTACTCTTGCACGTCCGGCGCTTCTCGTCGGTGCCGCGAGATGAATTTTGCAGGGCCGACTCTTTCACTGAAATCCAGGGCGTTGCACTTCGTATTTGAGTCCGCCCACCGTGTGCGAATGCACGTTGTGATTCTGCAAGCCCGAGACTGACGGGAAGATGTTTCAAAAATTACATTTCTGTCAGGTAATTTTTGGGGCGTGACCTATCAGGCTGCTGAAATCCCGAGGTTAGCCAGGCCGACGCGCGATCCCA
Encoded proteins:
- the ntrC gene encoding nitrogen regulation protein NR(I), which translates into the protein MKPIWIVDDDHSIRFVLEKALAREGLAVRSFAHPQEVLAALETDEPQVLVSDIRMPGGSGIDLLAQVKERHPGLPVIIMTAYSDLDSAVSAFRSGAFEYLPKPFDLTKAVELIRRAVDESLREAVRDERMSQVPEMLGQAPAMQDVFRAIGRLSQSNVTVLITGESGSGKELVARALHRHSPRASGPFVAINTAAIPKDLLESELFGHERGAFTGAQTMRRGRFEQADGGTLFLDEIGDMPLDLQTRLLRVLSDGQFYRVGGHQPLRSNVRVIAATHQNLEERVKQGVFREDLFHRLNVIRLRLPPLRERREDIPALARYFLQKSAKELGVEPKRISDAAMERLVAFDYPGNVRQLENVCHWLTVMAPAQLIEDKDLPPELLGEATVSPKPAVSVEPAVPEREAPPGERSWLDDLERETRERLLAGEAQVWDALTRRFEAQLIRTALDITHGRRIEAAQKLGIGRNTITRKIQELGLED
- the xth gene encoding exodeoxyribonuclease III produces the protein MKLATWNVNSLAVRLPQLMDWLAQHQPDVVALQETKLTDEKFPHQALRDAGYHACWFGQRTYNGVALLSREPVDDVVKNIFGFADEQARVIAGSVRGLRVIGAYFPNGQAPGTDKFEYKLQWMRALRDWVREELARHPKLVLMGDFNIAPEDRDVYDPVAWTGQIHCTDEERHHFRELLALGLHDAFRLFEQPPKSWSWWDYRNLAFRKNQGLRIDHILVSDALRPAVEACGIDKAPRKNERPSDHAPVVLTLADAALG
- a CDS encoding TonB-dependent receptor plug domain-containing protein encodes the protein MLGLAALAAAGAPLQADAEGDELPTVVVRGGGAEADGFQLPHAYGRVNAEELREAGPMVSLSEALVRVPGLVVSNRHNYAQDLQMSSRGFGARAGFGVRGMRLYADGISAHMPDGQGQVGHFDLASAETVEVLRGPFSVLYGPNSGGVVAVHTAPVQQPQAEGGLDAGRFGARQVRAGMGVRLGAEAGGARSEGRPGWQARPAWLRASVSRFEIDGFRPHAAAQRDLLQARLGWGCCVPSPGGALLQPFCARFGCCQRSQRRRVDSLLLHVRRFSSVPRDEFCRADSFTEIQGVALRI